Proteins co-encoded in one Streptomyces roseochromogenus subsp. oscitans DS 12.976 genomic window:
- a CDS encoding NuoB/complex I 20 kDa subunit family protein → MGLEEKLPSGFLLTTVEQAAGWVRKASVFPATFGLACCAIEMMTTGAGRYDLARFGMEVFRGSPRQADLMIVAGRVSQKMAPVLRQVYDQMPNPKWVISMGVCASSGGMFNNYAIVQGVDHIVPVDIYLPGCPPRPEMLMDAILKLHHKIQTSKLGVNAEEAAREAEEAALKALPTIEMKGLLR, encoded by the coding sequence ATGGGACTCGAAGAAAAGCTGCCGAGCGGCTTCCTGCTGACCACCGTCGAGCAGGCCGCGGGCTGGGTGCGCAAGGCGTCCGTCTTCCCCGCCACCTTCGGCCTCGCCTGCTGCGCCATCGAGATGATGACCACCGGCGCCGGCCGTTACGACCTGGCGCGCTTCGGCATGGAGGTCTTCCGCGGCTCGCCGCGCCAGGCGGACCTGATGATCGTCGCCGGCCGGGTCAGCCAGAAGATGGCGCCGGTCCTGAGGCAGGTCTACGACCAGATGCCCAACCCGAAATGGGTGATCTCCATGGGCGTCTGCGCCTCCTCAGGCGGCATGTTCAACAACTACGCGATCGTCCAGGGCGTCGACCACATCGTCCCGGTCGACATCTACCTCCCGGGCTGTCCGCCCCGCCCCGAGATGCTGATGGACGCGATCCTCAAGCTCCACCACAAGATCCAGACCTCCAAGCTCGGCGTCAACGCCGAGGAAGCCGCCCGCGAGGCGGAGGAGGCCGCGCTCAAGGCCCTGCCCACGATCGAGATGAAGGGGCTGCTGCGGTGA
- a CDS encoding NADH-quinone oxidoreductase subunit C, protein MSDANGNGAGGVNGSANGVNPEKDLSASNLPGQRGQGGEEIRVQRGMFGAAGGGDTSGYGGLVRSVRLPGPATRPYGGWFDEVADELEGALEEQGLAPDNAVEKTVVDRDEITFHIEREHLVRVARTLRDDPALRFELCTGVSGVHYPHDKGRELHAIYHLRSITHNRLIRLEVSAPDADPHIPSLVPVYPTNDWHERETYDFFGIVFDGHPALTRIMMPDDWQGHPQRKDYPLGGIPVEYKGAQIPAPDQRRSYS, encoded by the coding sequence GTGAGCGACGCGAACGGCAACGGCGCAGGCGGCGTGAACGGGTCCGCGAACGGGGTGAACCCCGAGAAGGACCTCTCCGCATCCAACCTCCCCGGCCAGCGCGGCCAGGGCGGCGAGGAGATCCGCGTCCAGCGCGGCATGTTCGGCGCCGCAGGCGGCGGCGACACCTCCGGCTACGGCGGCCTGGTCCGCTCGGTCCGGCTCCCGGGACCGGCGACTCGCCCCTACGGCGGCTGGTTCGACGAGGTCGCCGACGAACTGGAAGGCGCCCTGGAGGAACAGGGACTGGCCCCGGACAACGCCGTCGAGAAGACGGTCGTCGACCGCGACGAGATCACCTTCCACATCGAGCGCGAACACCTGGTCCGCGTCGCCCGCACCCTGCGCGACGACCCGGCCCTGCGCTTCGAACTGTGCACCGGCGTCAGCGGTGTCCACTACCCGCACGACAAGGGCCGCGAGCTGCACGCCATCTACCACCTGCGCTCGATCACCCACAACCGGCTGATCCGGCTCGAGGTCAGCGCCCCCGACGCCGACCCGCACATCCCCTCGCTCGTCCCCGTGTACCCGACGAACGACTGGCATGAGCGCGAGACCTACGACTTCTTCGGGATCGTCTTCGACGGTCACCCGGCCCTGACGCGGATCATGATGCCGGACGACTGGCAGGGCCATCCGCAGCGCAAGGACTACCCCCTCGGCGGCATCCCCGTCGAGTACAAGGGCGCCCAGATCCCGGCTCCGGACCAGCGGAGGTCGTACTCGTGA
- a CDS encoding NADH-quinone oxidoreductase subunit A has protein sequence MNAYAPILVLGALGAGFAIFSVVMATLIGPKRYNRAKLEAYECGIEPTPTPAGGGRFPIKYYLTAMLFIVFDIEIVFLYPWAVTFDALGIFGLVEMLLFVLTVFVAYAYVWRRGGLEWD, from the coding sequence GTGAACGCGTATGCGCCCATCCTCGTACTGGGAGCCCTCGGGGCAGGCTTTGCGATCTTCTCCGTGGTCATGGCCACGCTGATCGGTCCGAAGCGGTACAACCGCGCCAAGCTCGAGGCCTACGAGTGCGGTATCGAGCCGACCCCCACGCCGGCCGGCGGCGGGCGCTTCCCCATCAAGTACTACCTGACGGCGATGCTCTTCATCGTCTTCGACATCGAGATCGTCTTCCTCTATCCCTGGGCCGTCACCTTCGACGCCCTGGGGATTTTCGGGCTCGTGGAGATGCTGCTCTTCGTGCTCACCGTCTTCGTCGCGTACGCGTACGTATGGCGGCGCGGCGGCCTGGAATGGGACTGA